Proteins encoded together in one Elusimicrobiota bacterium window:
- a CDS encoding trehalose-6-phosphate synthase, which produces MRITFRLIVSLVVAVAGVAALFARFQVIEERTRLETEMDRRALLLCESLQDNVESLLARGSSPALGRLVEKFSNRERVKGTAVYGADGSVLAVSKALSEPLKERPHGVKDLPTKPSGTFEMLAGVRMHVFGHPLGDPENNKGVILLVQEAAHIPAHLNNIWKRAFLRVLIQMALITLITLLVVRWSVQGPIARMADWMKRLRAGEDLSNLSVPKEDALSPIAREVSTFAQHLNRARTAAEEEARLRHQSEALWTPEKLKEVMKNRLQGKPLIVVSNREPYMHLHRGRKIECIIPAGGLVAALDPVLRATDGLWIAHGSGDADWDVVDDKNRIRVPPEDPHYTLKRVALTEEEENGYYFGFSNEGLWPLCHIAHARPIFRPSDWEQYTAVNAKFAANVLEEIEGMTEPLVLLQDYHFALLPRLIKDKRPDARIGLFWHIPWTNPEAFGICPWQKEILYGMLGADLIGFHTQFHANNFLDTVDRTLECRIEWERFTINKGGHSTLVKPFPISVDFPSETKKGAPVPGKEELLKELGVKAEFLAVGVDRVDYTKGILERFRAVERFLEKYPDYQGRFTLVQLGAPSRTHIKRYADFLAEVDQEADRINLKFKAKSWKAIVFLKRHHNPAEIRPFYKRADVCLVTSLHDGMNLVAKEFVVARDDSDGVLILSRFAGASRELRDALLINPYDVEQTADAIYTGLNLDPADRRERMRRMRENVRENNIYRWAGNLVLELAQVSTSQEGPRG; this is translated from the coding sequence ATGCGAATCACTTTCCGTTTGATTGTCTCACTTGTGGTGGCTGTGGCCGGTGTGGCGGCTCTGTTTGCCCGTTTCCAAGTCATCGAAGAGAGAACCCGCCTGGAAACCGAAATGGACCGTCGCGCACTCCTTTTGTGCGAGAGTCTTCAGGACAACGTGGAATCCTTGTTGGCCCGGGGATCCTCCCCGGCCTTGGGCCGGTTGGTCGAGAAATTTTCCAATCGAGAACGGGTGAAGGGAACGGCGGTCTATGGTGCGGACGGGAGCGTCCTGGCTGTGTCAAAGGCCTTGTCTGAACCCTTGAAAGAGCGGCCCCACGGGGTCAAGGACCTCCCCACCAAACCTTCCGGTACGTTTGAGATGTTGGCGGGCGTGCGCATGCACGTCTTTGGTCACCCTCTGGGCGACCCGGAGAACAACAAGGGGGTTATCCTTCTGGTTCAGGAGGCGGCCCACATTCCCGCGCATTTGAACAACATCTGGAAACGGGCTTTTTTACGCGTCCTTATTCAAATGGCTTTGATCACGTTGATTACGCTCTTGGTGGTTCGCTGGAGTGTGCAAGGCCCCATCGCTCGAATGGCCGATTGGATGAAACGTCTTCGTGCGGGTGAAGATTTGTCCAACCTCTCGGTCCCCAAAGAAGACGCCCTGTCTCCCATTGCCCGTGAGGTGAGTACGTTTGCTCAACACCTCAATCGGGCCCGAACCGCCGCCGAAGAAGAGGCTCGCTTGCGCCATCAATCGGAGGCTCTTTGGACTCCTGAAAAACTAAAAGAGGTGATGAAAAACCGTCTGCAGGGAAAGCCCCTCATCGTGGTGTCGAACCGAGAGCCCTACATGCATTTGCATCGGGGCCGAAAAATAGAATGCATTATTCCTGCCGGTGGATTGGTGGCCGCTTTGGACCCCGTCCTTCGTGCCACGGACGGATTGTGGATTGCCCACGGATCGGGGGACGCCGACTGGGACGTGGTGGATGACAAGAACCGTATTCGCGTTCCACCCGAGGACCCCCACTACACTCTGAAACGAGTGGCCCTGACAGAAGAAGAAGAGAACGGCTACTATTTCGGTTTCTCAAACGAAGGGCTCTGGCCCCTGTGTCACATTGCCCACGCGCGACCGATTTTCCGCCCGTCCGATTGGGAGCAATACACCGCGGTGAACGCCAAATTTGCCGCCAATGTGTTGGAAGAAATCGAAGGCATGACGGAACCTCTGGTTCTTCTTCAAGATTACCATTTCGCTCTTTTGCCCCGTTTGATCAAGGACAAACGTCCCGACGCGCGGATCGGTCTTTTCTGGCATATCCCGTGGACGAACCCGGAAGCTTTTGGGATCTGTCCCTGGCAGAAAGAAATCCTTTATGGAATGTTGGGCGCCGATCTTATTGGTTTTCACACCCAGTTCCACGCCAATAATTTTCTGGACACCGTTGACCGTACGCTGGAATGTCGTATCGAATGGGAACGCTTTACCATCAACAAAGGTGGCCACTCGACCCTGGTGAAGCCTTTTCCCATTAGCGTCGATTTTCCATCGGAAACAAAGAAAGGGGCTCCGGTCCCTGGGAAAGAAGAGCTTCTTAAAGAGCTCGGTGTTAAGGCGGAGTTTCTGGCGGTCGGGGTGGACCGTGTGGATTACACGAAAGGGATCCTAGAACGATTTCGTGCGGTGGAACGGTTCTTGGAGAAATACCCGGATTACCAGGGGCGGTTTACGTTGGTTCAATTGGGGGCCCCCAGCCGAACGCACATTAAGCGTTACGCGGATTTCTTGGCGGAAGTGGACCAGGAAGCGGACCGTATTAATTTAAAGTTTAAGGCCAAGTCATGGAAAGCCATTGTCTTCTTAAAACGGCACCACAACCCGGCTGAAATCCGTCCCTTTTACAAGCGGGCCGATGTGTGTCTGGTGACCAGTTTGCACGATGGGATGAACCTGGTGGCCAAGGAGTTTGTGGTGGCTCGGGACGACAGTGATGGTGTTCTGATTTTGTCACGGTTCGCGGGGGCTTCCCGGGAACTTCGCGACGCTTTGTTAATCAATCCCTACGATGTGGAACAAACAGCGGACGCCATTTACACGGGGCTCAATCTCGACCCGGCCGATCGGCGAGAACGCATGCGCCGAATGCGGGAAAACGTTCGTGAAAACAATATTTATCGTTGGGCCGGTAACCTGGTTTTGGAATTGGCCCAAGTGTCGACGTCCCAAGAAGGACCGCGCGGTTAA
- a CDS encoding sodium:proton antiporter gives MMVHQPLLTILFMIVGGVACLLIAQRTRIPSILFLLCAGIGLGPHFAGLVQPEVFRSNLSTYISLLAALVLFEGGASLKKDQFREVSGIVRNLLSVGVLVTWAGVTLAVHGLIGAPWRVAVLFGALMIVTGPTVVGPILQRVRVREQLHNVLKWEGILVDPLGVVMAVVVFELLHLNHVGWVGGLGLFAARLVLGAILGLAAGAVITGSLRKSRLLRFEGDEFGGLFMLAAVLFFFGVSDVILSETGLVVATVAGIYVGNSAFPGKEEILRFGRQLTLFSLSVLFILLSSGIPVGDLVLWAKPSGVLLVVMIFLIRPLSVLASSWGGGRMPWRETVFISLLAPRGIVSAALASLFAVALVDHNIPGTTFFLPAAFFVIVGTIVFYAVVSPWAARLLNVREEPGKNLVIVGANPLGRLLAAELLKDGVVSVFVDTNPQFCRKARKEGFSASLGSGFDAGRLESLDFKGIGRMVALTSNHEVNVLSCQAFSRFLGKANTYRLWGGGDTWESVHSTAYDATWGRPLLSPPADDQPSIWEELEEKRLSLERLSVDTPLTLSPESLAEKKITWPFYALVEGQVVFPQPDTPIPAGGVLVHMVFSDSKLAGFLKLLKKV, from the coding sequence ATGATGGTTCACCAGCCCCTCCTCACTATTCTGTTCATGATTGTTGGCGGTGTGGCTTGCCTGCTGATTGCCCAGCGAACACGTATTCCCAGCATCCTTTTTTTATTGTGTGCGGGAATTGGGCTGGGACCTCACTTTGCGGGACTGGTCCAACCCGAAGTGTTTCGGTCCAATCTCTCGACCTATATTTCCCTCCTGGCCGCCTTGGTCCTCTTTGAGGGGGGGGCGTCCTTAAAAAAAGATCAATTCCGAGAGGTTTCTGGGATCGTTCGCAACCTTTTAAGCGTGGGGGTGTTGGTGACTTGGGCCGGGGTAACGTTGGCTGTTCATGGGTTGATCGGGGCTCCCTGGCGGGTGGCGGTCCTGTTCGGTGCCCTCATGATTGTCACCGGGCCCACCGTTGTGGGCCCTATTCTCCAGCGTGTTCGAGTCCGGGAACAACTTCATAACGTACTCAAATGGGAGGGGATTCTGGTTGACCCCCTGGGGGTTGTCATGGCCGTTGTGGTGTTTGAGCTCTTGCACTTAAACCATGTGGGGTGGGTGGGGGGCCTCGGCCTCTTTGCCGCTCGACTCGTTCTGGGGGCGATTCTGGGACTGGCGGCAGGCGCGGTCATCACGGGTTCGTTGCGCAAGAGTCGGTTGCTCCGTTTTGAAGGGGACGAGTTCGGCGGGTTGTTTATGCTGGCGGCGGTTTTGTTTTTCTTTGGAGTTTCCGATGTGATTTTATCTGAAACAGGGCTGGTGGTGGCCACCGTGGCGGGTATTTATGTGGGGAACAGTGCGTTCCCGGGGAAGGAAGAAATACTTCGGTTCGGAAGGCAGCTCACCCTCTTTTCCCTTTCGGTTCTCTTCATCCTTCTCTCCAGCGGAATTCCCGTGGGGGACTTGGTTTTGTGGGCGAAGCCATCCGGGGTTCTCTTGGTTGTCATGATTTTTTTGATTCGCCCTCTTTCTGTTCTCGCCAGTTCCTGGGGGGGAGGCCGGATGCCCTGGCGGGAAACGGTTTTTATTTCGTTATTGGCGCCTCGAGGAATTGTTTCGGCGGCGTTGGCTTCTTTGTTTGCGGTGGCCCTGGTGGATCATAATATTCCGGGGACAACTTTTTTTCTCCCGGCGGCTTTTTTCGTCATTGTGGGGACCATTGTCTTTTACGCGGTGGTTTCTCCCTGGGCCGCTCGTTTGTTGAACGTCCGTGAGGAGCCCGGCAAGAATCTTGTCATTGTTGGCGCGAACCCTTTGGGAAGGCTCTTGGCCGCCGAACTTCTGAAGGACGGGGTGGTCTCTGTTTTCGTGGATACAAATCCCCAATTTTGTCGGAAGGCCCGTAAAGAAGGGTTTTCCGCTTCGCTCGGAAGCGGTTTCGACGCGGGCCGACTGGAATCTTTGGATTTCAAAGGGATTGGGCGAATGGTTGCTTTAACGTCAAACCATGAGGTCAACGTGTTGTCGTGTCAGGCCTTTTCCCGATTTCTTGGCAAAGCCAACACGTATCGGTTGTGGGGAGGCGGGGACACCTGGGAAAGTGTCCATTCCACGGCGTACGATGCGACGTGGGGGAGACCCTTGCTGTCTCCTCCCGCAGATGATCAGCCTTCCATTTGGGAGGAGTTAGAGGAAAAAAGGCTATCTTTGGAACGATTGTCGGTGGACACGCCCCTCACCCTATCTCCAGAGAGCCTGGCCGAGAAAAAAATCACATGGCCTTTTTACGCTTTGGTGGAGGGACAGGTGGTGTTTCCCCAGCCCGATACGCCGATTCCCGCGGGGGGGGTGCTGGTTCATATGGTTTTCTCAGATTCAAAACTTGCGGGGTTTTTAAAACTCCTTAAAAAAGTTTAG
- a CDS encoding mechanosensitive ion channel family protein encodes MTMDLVKKWVFDPSLGKVIAVGIGLIMTSLLIRGLQNWVGGRVKSTELRYRAKKIIGFTGYLIAFFIVGAIFSDRLSRFTVAFGVAGAGIAFALQEVIASVAGWIAVSFGNFYSPGDRIQLGGTKGDVIDIGVLRTTLMEVGQWVNADQYNGRIVRVANSFVFKEPVYNYSADFPFLWDEIIFPVRYGSDWVFAKETLTRVADEVVGDYAARTRASWEVLSRKYLLEDTDIAPIVTLRADENWIEFTLRYIVDYRRRRTTKDRLFCRLLEEVDKNPTRLRIATAGFEVLSVPGLDVNVKR; translated from the coding sequence ATGACAATGGATTTAGTTAAAAAGTGGGTCTTTGATCCCTCTCTGGGGAAGGTGATTGCTGTGGGGATCGGATTGATTATGACCTCTCTGCTTATTCGAGGGTTACAGAATTGGGTGGGGGGGCGAGTTAAAAGCACGGAACTTCGTTACCGCGCCAAGAAAATCATAGGTTTTACAGGATATCTGATTGCTTTTTTTATCGTGGGGGCAATCTTCAGTGATCGGTTGTCCCGATTTACAGTGGCGTTTGGGGTGGCCGGGGCTGGGATTGCTTTTGCCTTGCAGGAAGTCATTGCCAGTGTGGCGGGATGGATCGCGGTTTCGTTTGGAAACTTTTACAGTCCAGGGGACCGCATTCAGTTGGGAGGGACGAAAGGGGACGTGATCGATATCGGGGTCTTGCGTACCACCCTGATGGAAGTAGGTCAATGGGTGAACGCGGACCAATACAACGGCCGGATCGTGCGGGTGGCGAACAGTTTTGTATTTAAAGAACCCGTCTACAACTATTCCGCGGATTTTCCGTTCCTTTGGGATGAAATTATTTTCCCCGTGCGCTATGGTTCGGATTGGGTTTTTGCCAAAGAAACCTTGACCCGCGTGGCGGACGAAGTGGTGGGGGATTACGCCGCTCGCACACGGGCCTCGTGGGAGGTCCTTTCTAGGAAATATTTGTTGGAAGACACGGACATTGCGCCCATCGTCACGTTGCGTGCCGATGAAAACTGGATAGAATTTACTCTGCGTTACATCGTGGATTACCGGAGACGCAGGACAACGAAGGATCGATTGTTTTGCCGTCTCTTAGAAGAGGTCGATAAAAACCCGACCCGTTTGCGGATTGCCACGGCGGGATTCGAAGTCTTGTCTGTCCCTGGGCTTGATGTGAACGTGAAACGCTAA
- a CDS encoding superoxide dismutase family protein produces MKIQMRRGPHRLKVLVVILTLGTASAVLAEKGVAILKGTAAESSIAGTVSFQDTQKGLEVTATLAGLAPGLHAFHIHQFGLCADIGKAAGGHYNPKSSPHGYLPKDGPHRAHAGDMGNLTVGADGTARLKTVLPKITLSQGKSTVAGRAVIVHEKVDDFSQPVGNAGGRVACGVITITGE; encoded by the coding sequence ATGAAAATTCAGATGAGGCGGGGTCCCCACCGATTAAAAGTTTTGGTTGTCATTTTAACCCTTGGAACGGCATCGGCTGTTTTAGCGGAAAAAGGGGTGGCGATCCTGAAGGGAACCGCCGCCGAATCTTCCATTGCGGGGACCGTCTCGTTTCAAGACACGCAAAAAGGGTTGGAAGTGACCGCCACGTTAGCGGGACTGGCCCCCGGGTTGCACGCCTTCCATATCCATCAGTTCGGGCTTTGCGCCGATATCGGGAAAGCCGCTGGGGGCCATTACAATCCCAAAAGTTCTCCCCATGGGTATCTCCCGAAAGACGGGCCCCATCGGGCCCACGCGGGAGACATGGGGAACCTAACGGTGGGTGCAGACGGTACCGCTCGATTGAAAACGGTTCTCCCGAAAATTACTCTGTCGCAAGGCAAGTCCACGGTGGCCGGGAGGGCTGTGATCGTTCATGAGAAGGTGGACGACTTTAGCCAACCCGTTGGGAACGCGGGGGGACGTGTGGCCTGTGGCGTGATTACGATCACAGGGGAATAA
- a CDS encoding DUF2723 domain-containing protein, producing the protein MKQRKPPIHQHSPVTQGPLKPIRWIATLVGVLVFFLYVKTSSLTLISCGDSAEMTAAAASFGVAHAPGYPLFTLGGGVFSLFTPHAPAWGVHLFNALSGSLAIVALFFILTLLTGQLLAAFAGALTLACSYHFWLYAHVPEITALNAFFYGLIVLSVLNLSPSFQTPEEAIRTNPKKLYGLAFFLGLAFSHHHSIVFMVPGVLIGVIAWAKKNKTPLGPKAWLAAVGCLFIGLTPYLYVPLRAHAMPYMNAGTVTTFSRFIDHFTRRAYGVTSLTPEYTPFNEPAMASVLAFYGQSLLKSFSWAGIVLGLWGFGVLLWKSPRIFLMIGLSGFLAGPFFLAWAGMPATSVVLKTILERFFVASFLLFAVGIGVGMAQLSEHVRKSAGGKRHPKTAAALVFVLLLVLPTFLLARNFRRLNFATFDLCERYGRDLLFTLPPNAVLFVNGDNSLFTLWYLQRLSRVRTDIKILNANISAAYADHIRVHYPELGFGPQGTPTLKKVITNNYGKFPLFLIGVPGTEFQELGVLGNPFVLRPSGLAFEIAQDVNLEMEPEGLDSWAGVPPVPAALRENYFVEEIFYLYSIGHYNRAVIHATQGHFRASYDASQMALDVDPHFELARTLRNRMAQKVGWR; encoded by the coding sequence TTGAAACAGAGAAAACCCCCTATTCATCAACACTCTCCGGTGACGCAAGGCCCCTTAAAACCCATCCGATGGATCGCGACTCTTGTGGGGGTCCTCGTCTTTTTTCTGTATGTCAAAACCAGTTCGCTCACATTGATTTCCTGTGGTGATTCGGCCGAAATGACCGCCGCGGCCGCCAGTTTTGGTGTCGCCCACGCCCCAGGCTATCCCCTCTTCACCCTGGGTGGGGGTGTTTTTTCTCTCTTCACTCCACACGCTCCGGCGTGGGGGGTGCATCTCTTTAACGCGTTAAGTGGATCCCTTGCCATCGTTGCCCTGTTCTTCATTCTGACCCTTCTTACAGGGCAACTTCTTGCCGCTTTCGCGGGAGCCTTAACCTTGGCGTGTTCCTATCACTTTTGGTTATACGCTCACGTTCCAGAGATCACCGCCTTGAACGCCTTTTTCTATGGACTCATCGTGTTAAGCGTTCTCAACCTCTCCCCGTCCTTTCAAACCCCTGAAGAGGCCATTAGGACAAACCCTAAAAAGTTGTACGGACTCGCCTTCTTTTTGGGCCTCGCTTTTTCTCACCACCACTCCATTGTTTTCATGGTTCCGGGAGTGCTGATCGGGGTGATCGCGTGGGCCAAAAAAAACAAAACACCTCTGGGGCCCAAAGCATGGCTCGCGGCCGTGGGATGCCTTTTTATCGGTCTCACCCCCTACCTTTACGTTCCCCTCCGAGCGCACGCCATGCCGTACATGAACGCGGGAACCGTAACAACTTTTTCCCGCTTCATTGACCATTTCACACGTCGCGCCTATGGCGTCACGTCCCTCACACCGGAATACACTCCCTTCAACGAACCGGCGATGGCCTCCGTGTTGGCGTTCTATGGCCAATCCCTCTTAAAAAGTTTTTCTTGGGCGGGAATTGTCTTGGGCCTTTGGGGGTTTGGCGTCCTTCTTTGGAAGTCTCCCCGGATCTTCCTTATGATCGGCTTGTCGGGATTTTTAGCTGGGCCCTTTTTTCTCGCCTGGGCCGGAATGCCCGCCACTTCCGTTGTGCTGAAAACCATTTTGGAACGGTTTTTTGTGGCTTCATTTTTATTATTCGCGGTGGGAATTGGGGTTGGGATGGCACAACTTTCTGAACACGTTCGAAAAAGTGCCGGGGGAAAAAGGCACCCCAAAACCGCGGCCGCCCTGGTTTTTGTGTTGTTGTTGGTTCTTCCCACCTTCCTTCTGGCCCGAAACTTCCGCCGGCTCAACTTTGCCACCTTTGACCTCTGTGAGAGATACGGGCGAGACCTGCTCTTCACTCTCCCTCCCAACGCGGTCCTTTTCGTTAACGGGGACAATTCACTTTTTACTCTTTGGTATCTCCAACGACTTTCCCGGGTCCGGACCGACATCAAGATTTTAAACGCCAACATCAGTGCCGCCTACGCGGACCACATCCGGGTTCACTATCCGGAACTCGGTTTCGGTCCCCAGGGAACCCCCACTCTAAAAAAAGTGATCACAAATAATTACGGGAAGTTTCCCCTCTTCCTTATTGGGGTGCCGGGGACGGAATTTCAGGAGTTGGGCGTTCTGGGAAATCCCTTCGTTTTACGTCCCAGCGGTTTGGCGTTTGAGATCGCGCAAGACGTGAATCTCGAGATGGAACCCGAGGGGTTGGATTCCTGGGCGGGAGTACCGCCCGTTCCCGCTGCTTTACGGGAGAATTATTTTGTGGAAGAAATTTTCTACCTCTATTCCATTGGCCATTACAACCGGGCCGTGATCCACGCCACCCAAGGGCACTTTCGCGCCTCCTATGACGCATCCCAAATGGCGTTGGATGTGGATCCCCATTTTGAACTGGCGCGTACCTTGAGAAACCGGATGGCCCAAAAAGTGGGATGGCGCTAG
- a CDS encoding ribulose-phosphate 3-epimerase → MTPHPLVIAPSILSADFARLGEEIRRVEKAGADWVHVDVMDGHFVPNLTIGPVVVHWLKKCTALPLDVHLMIEHPEKYIPEFAKAGAWNITIHWEACRRPLDVLRLIKDHGCRAGISVRPRTPIQKIAPLLNELDLVLVMTVEPGFGGQSFMPDMMPKVRWLQDKFAGVKRSKRPWIEVDGGINNDTAPIVVQSGADALVAGNAIFAAPNPATALKTLRHRAQTPIL, encoded by the coding sequence ATGACCCCCCACCCTCTGGTGATCGCGCCATCCATCCTGTCCGCTGATTTCGCGCGGTTGGGCGAGGAAATTCGTCGAGTGGAAAAGGCGGGGGCGGATTGGGTTCATGTGGACGTGATGGATGGGCATTTTGTTCCGAACCTGACCATCGGTCCGGTGGTGGTTCACTGGTTAAAGAAATGCACCGCTCTTCCCCTGGACGTCCATCTCATGATTGAACATCCGGAAAAATACATCCCGGAGTTTGCCAAGGCCGGTGCTTGGAACATCACGATCCATTGGGAAGCCTGTCGGCGTCCGTTGGACGTGCTGCGTCTCATCAAGGACCACGGGTGTCGGGCGGGGATCTCGGTGCGCCCTCGAACGCCCATCCAAAAGATTGCTCCTTTATTGAACGAATTGGATTTGGTCTTGGTTATGACCGTCGAACCGGGCTTCGGCGGTCAATCGTTTATGCCGGATATGATGCCCAAAGTCCGGTGGCTCCAGGATAAATTTGCGGGGGTGAAGAGGTCAAAGCGGCCTTGGATCGAGGTTGATGGGGGGATCAATAACGACACCGCTCCCATCGTCGTCCAGTCGGGAGCCGATGCTCTCGTGGCCGGAAACGCGATTTTTGCCGCTCCCAACCCCGCGACCGCCTTAAAAACTCTCCGCCACCGCGCCCAAACCCCGATCCTCTAG
- a CDS encoding PASTA domain-containing protein, translating to MASNDSPIPDKTSKANAGSSRVAALTARVGPRGGGRRWTGFAALFVAALLATALGLQWAVTGLLHSRKVVVVPDLTGKTLEQALDILSPLQLALSKEAVQFDENSPPGAIVRQAPPAELRVREGKIIRVTLSSGGQVVFVPDVIGVTLTEAQNRLRSGGLSLGAVSQIYSGQHPAGTVMEQTPLASAVVPPNAMVDLKLSKGLPPEGMSLMPDFVNQSITQARQWAEERKIAPEIKEEMTTVFLPGVVIRQFPAPDTAVTEKTAISFVVAFSSGTLDGTARSVRYQLPSGSGSVRVRVLLRDDLGEREVFSSVQGSGTLVDVPVSPQGAARAHIFINGVLVEEREIQ from the coding sequence ATGGCATCGAACGATTCTCCGATTCCCGATAAAACGTCTAAAGCCAACGCCGGTTCGTCTCGCGTCGCCGCTCTCACGGCACGGGTAGGTCCCCGCGGGGGTGGGCGCCGATGGACGGGTTTTGCGGCTCTTTTTGTGGCGGCACTTTTGGCCACGGCTCTGGGGCTCCAGTGGGCCGTGACCGGGCTTTTGCATTCCAGGAAGGTGGTGGTGGTGCCTGACCTGACGGGGAAAACGTTGGAACAGGCGTTGGATATTCTTTCCCCTCTCCAATTGGCCTTGTCCAAAGAGGCGGTTCAATTCGATGAAAATTCTCCGCCTGGGGCTATTGTTCGGCAGGCCCCACCGGCGGAACTTCGTGTGCGAGAAGGAAAAATTATTCGTGTCACCCTCTCGTCGGGGGGGCAAGTGGTCTTTGTTCCCGACGTGATCGGAGTGACGTTGACGGAGGCCCAGAACCGATTGCGTTCGGGCGGCTTGTCATTGGGAGCGGTGTCTCAAATCTATTCCGGCCAACATCCGGCCGGCACGGTGATGGAACAGACTCCTTTGGCCAGCGCTGTTGTTCCACCCAACGCCATGGTGGACCTCAAGTTGTCCAAGGGGCTTCCGCCTGAGGGGATGTCGCTCATGCCGGACTTCGTCAATCAATCCATCACCCAGGCCCGCCAGTGGGCGGAGGAACGAAAAATTGCTCCTGAAATTAAAGAAGAAATGACCACTGTTTTCCTCCCGGGTGTGGTGATCCGCCAATTCCCTGCGCCGGACACGGCGGTGACCGAAAAAACGGCGATTTCTTTTGTGGTGGCGTTTTCTTCGGGAACCTTAGACGGGACGGCTCGATCGGTTCGATATCAATTGCCCTCGGGTTCCGGATCGGTTCGAGTGCGAGTTCTGTTACGGGACGATCTGGGGGAGAGGGAAGTTTTTTCTTCGGTTCAGGGGTCTGGCACCCTCGTGGACGTTCCCGTATCTCCCCAGGGGGCCGCCCGGGCCCACATTTTCATCAACGGTGTTTTGGTGGAGGAGCGCGAAATCCAATGA
- the rlmN gene encoding 23S rRNA (adenine(2503)-C(2))-methyltransferase RlmN, with the protein MTSPAAPRRSLLDIPFNDWFKALGLEPKEAYRVRQVHTWVFERRAKTFEEMSDLPQALREKWDTEFRLRSLVLKRRDVSAEDGTARLFFETADVERFSSVYLPAKGGEGARSALCLSSQIGCAWGCVFCASGRVPLERNLAASEIVEQVLWAEEAFGHKISSLLFMGMGEPLANFTNLVQALQILRSPLGLNFGARHVTVSTTGLVPQIPMLATLAPKVNLAISLHAADDETRKKLLPKSSAWPIKDLLKAAWDYQRSTGRGRVTFEYILIKGVNDSTREAQRLANLLRAKKAWINLIAYNPVAGVPYEAPTDLSMHEFARVLTGRGLFVRLRKPQGTDIAAGCGQLGEAGPLGRGRK; encoded by the coding sequence GTGACGTCTCCCGCCGCCCCGAGGCGGTCACTTCTCGATATCCCTTTCAACGACTGGTTCAAGGCCTTGGGCCTGGAACCGAAGGAAGCCTACCGTGTTCGGCAGGTCCATACCTGGGTTTTTGAGCGCCGGGCGAAGACCTTTGAGGAAATGAGTGATCTTCCTCAGGCGCTCCGGGAAAAATGGGACACGGAGTTTCGTTTGCGGTCTCTGGTGTTGAAACGACGGGATGTGTCCGCTGAGGATGGAACCGCGCGTCTTTTTTTTGAAACGGCCGACGTGGAGCGTTTTTCGTCTGTCTATCTCCCCGCCAAAGGGGGGGAAGGGGCGCGGTCGGCGCTCTGCCTTTCCAGCCAAATCGGTTGCGCCTGGGGGTGTGTCTTTTGCGCTTCCGGGCGGGTTCCTCTCGAAAGAAATTTAGCGGCCTCAGAAATCGTGGAGCAAGTGTTGTGGGCGGAAGAAGCCTTTGGGCATAAAATTTCGAGCCTTCTCTTTATGGGCATGGGGGAACCCCTCGCCAATTTCACGAACCTCGTGCAGGCCCTCCAGATTCTTCGATCCCCGTTGGGCCTCAACTTTGGGGCGCGGCATGTGACGGTTTCCACCACGGGATTGGTACCACAAATTCCGATGCTGGCCACGTTGGCTCCGAAAGTGAATCTGGCCATCAGTCTCCATGCCGCCGACGACGAGACCCGAAAAAAACTATTGCCCAAGTCCTCCGCGTGGCCCATCAAGGACCTTTTAAAGGCGGCGTGGGACTACCAACGATCAACAGGTCGCGGACGAGTCACGTTTGAATATATACTGATTAAAGGGGTCAACGATTCCACGCGCGAAGCTCAACGGTTGGCCAATCTTCTTCGGGCCAAAAAAGCCTGGATCAACTTAATTGCGTACAACCCGGTGGCGGGGGTTCCTTACGAGGCTCCCACGGATCTGTCCATGCATGAATTTGCTCGGGTGTTGACGGGCCGAGGCCTTTTCGTTCGGTTGCGGAAACCTCAAGGCACTGACATCGCCGCGGGGTGCGGCCAGTTGGGGGAAGCGGGCCCCTTAGGACGCGGACGGAAATAA